The following are encoded in a window of Camelus ferus isolate YT-003-E chromosome 20, BCGSAC_Cfer_1.0, whole genome shotgun sequence genomic DNA:
- the VARS1 gene encoding valine--tRNA ligase isoform X2 — protein sequence MSILYVSPHPDAFPSLRALIAARYGEAGEGPGWGGAHPRICLQPPPTSRTPFPPPRLPALEQRPGGLWVWGATAVAQLLWPAGLGGPGGSRAAVLVQQWVSYADTELIPAACGATLPALGLRISAQDPQAALGALGRALSPLEEWLRLHTFLAGEAPTLADVAAVTALLLPFRYVLDPSARRIWGNVTRWFITCVQQPEFRAVLGEVVLYSGARPPSQQPGPEVPAHSKTAAQLKKEAKKREKLEKFQQKQKMQQQQPPPGEKKPKPEKREKRDPGVITYDLPTPPGEKKDVSGTMPDSYSPQYVEAAWYPWWEQQGFFRPEYGHSSVSAPNPQGIFMMCIPPPNVTGSLHLGHALTNAIQDSLTRWHRMRGETTLWNPGCDHAGIATQVVVEKKLWREQGLSRHQLGREAFLQEVWKWKEEKGDRIYHQLKKLGSSLDWNRACFTMDPKLSAAVTEAFVRLHEEGVIYRSTRLVNWSCTLNSAISDIEVDKKELTGRTLLSVPGYKDKVEFGVLVSFAYKVQDSDSDEEVVVATTRIETMLGDVAVAVHPKDPRYQHLKGKSVIHPFVSRSLPIVFDDFVDMEFGTGAVKITPAHDQNDYEVGQRHGLEAISIMDAQGALINVPPPFLGLPRFEARKAVLAALKEQGLFRGIEDNPMVVPLCNRSKDVVEPLLRPQWYVRCGEMAQAASAAVTRGDLRILPEAHQRTWHAWMDNIRDWCISRQLWWGHRIPAYFITVNDPAVPPGEDPDGRYWVSGRTEAEALEKAAKEFGVSPDKISLQQDEDVLDTWFSSGLFPFSILGWPNQSEDLSVFYPGTLLETGHDILFFWVARMVMLGLKLTGRLPFREVYLHAIVRDAHGRKMSKSLGNVIDPLDVIHGVSLQGLHDQLLNSNLDPSEVEKAKEGQKADFPAGIPECGTDALRFGLCAYTSQGRDINLDVNRILGYRHFCNKLWNATKFALRGLGKGFVPSPTSEPGGHESLVDRWILSRLTEAVRLSNQGFQAYDFPAVTTAQYSFWLYELCDVYLECLKPVLNGVDQVAAECARQTLYTCLDVGLRLLSPFMPFVTEELFQRLPRRTPQAPPSLCVTHYPEPLECSWKDPEAEAAFELALSITRAVRSLRADYSLTRTRPDCFLEVADEATGALASAVSSYVQTLASAGIVAVLALGASAPQGCAVALASDCCSVHLQLQGLVDPARELGKLQAKRDEAQRQAQRLRERRAASGYPVKVPLKVQEADEAKLQQTEAELRKVDKAIALFQKML from the exons TTCCGCCCAGGACCCCCAG GCTGCactgggggccctgggcagggccctgAGCCCCTTGGAAGAGTGGCTTCGGCTGCACACCTTCCTGGCCGGGGAGGCCCCCACTCTGGCTGACGTGGCGGCTGTCACAGCCTTGCTGCTGCCTTTCCGATAT GTCCTGGACCCCTCTGCCCGCAGGATATGGGGTAATGTGACTCGCTGGTTTATCACATGTGTCCAGCAGCCAGAATTCCGGGCCGTGCTGGGAGAGGTGGTTCTATACTCAGgggccaggcctccctcccagcagccag GCCCTGAGGTCCCTGCACACTCAAAGACAGCTGCCCAACtcaagaaagaggcaaagaaacgGGAGAAGCTAGAGAAATTCCAACAGAAGCAGAAGATGCAACAGCAGCAGCCACCCCCAGGGGAG AAGAAACCAAaaccagagaagagggagaaacgGGATCCTGGGGTCATTACCTATGACCTCCCAACCCCACCTGGGGAAAAGAAAG ATGTCAGTGGTACCATGCCTGACTCCTATAGCCCTCAGTACGTGGAGGCTGCCTGGTACCCTTGGTGGGAGCAGCAGGGCTTCTTCAGGCCTGAGTATGGG CATTCCAGCGTGTCAGCACCAAATCCCCAGGGCATCTTCATGATGTGCATCCCACCCCCCAACGTGACAGGCTCCCTGCACCTGGGCCATGCGCTCACCAACGCCATCCAGGACTCCCTGACCCGATG GCACCGCATGCGCGGGGAGACCACCCTGTGGAATCCTGGCTGTGACCATGCAGGCATTGCCACCCAGGTGGTGGTGGAGAAGAAACTCTGGCGTGAGCAGGGGCTGAGTCGGCACCAGCTGGGCCGAGAGGCCTTTCTGCAGGAGGTCTGGAAGTGGAAGGAGGA GAAAGGTGACCGGATTTACCACCAGCTGAAGAAGCTGGGCAGCTCGTTGGACTGGAATCGAGCCTGTTTCACCATGGATCCT AAACTGTCAGCAGCCGTGACCGAGGCTTTTGTCCGGCTCCACGAGGAAGGCGTCATTTACCGCAGTACCCGCCTTGTCAACTGGTCCTGCACCCTCAACTCTGCCATCTCTGACATTGAG GTGGATAAGAAGGAGCTGACAGGCCGCACCCTGCTCTCCGTGCCTGGCTACAAGGACAAGGTGGAGTTTGGGGTCCTCGTCTCCTTTGCGTATAAGGTCCAAGACTCAG ACAGTGAcgaggaggtggtggtggcaaCAACTCGAATTGAGACGATGCTGGGAGACGTGGCCGTAGCTGTGCACCCCAAAGACCCCAGATACCAG cacctaaaAGGGAAGAGCGTGATCCACCCATTTGTATCTCGGAGCCTCCCCATTGTCTTCGATGACTTTGTGGACATGGAGTTCGGCACAG GCGCGGTGAAAATCACCCCTGCACACGATCAGAATGACTATGAGGTTGGGCAGCGGCACGGGCTGGAGGCCATCAGCATCATGGACGCCCAAGGGGCCCTCATCAACGTGCCCCCACCTTTCCTG GGCCTGCCCAGGTTTGAGGCCAGAAAGGCGGTGCTGGCAGCGCTGAAGGAGCAGGGACTGTTCCGTGGCATTGAGGACAACCCCATGGTGGTGCCACTTTGCAA CCGCTCCAAGGATGTGGTAGAGCCTCTGCTGCGGCCGCAGTGGTACGTGCGCTGTGGGGAGATGGCCCAGGCTGCCAGCGCTGCCGTGACGCGGGGCGACCTTCGCATCCTGCCTGAGGCCCATCAGCGGACGTGGCATGCCTGGATGGACAACATCCG AGACTGGTGCATCTCCCGGCAGCTGTGGTGGGGCCATCGCATCCCAGCCTACTTCATCACTGTCAATGACCCAGCCGTACCCCCAGGGGAG GACCCTGACGGGCGATACTGGGTGAGTGGGCGCACCGAGGCCGAGGCCCTGGAAAAGGCAGCCAAGGAGTTTGGAGTGTCCCCTGACAAGATCAGCCTCCAGCAAG ATGAAGACGTACTGGACACCTGGTTCTCCTCTGGCCTCTTCCCCTTTTCCATCCTGGGCTGGCCCAACCAG TCAGAGGATCTGAGTGTGTTCTACCCGGGGACGCTGCTGGAGACGGGCCATGACATCCTCTTCTTCTGGGTGGCCAGGATGGTCATGCTCGGCCTAAAGCTCACTGGGAGGCTGCCCTTCAGAGAG GTCTACCTCCACGCCATCGTGCGAGATGCCCACGGCCGGAAGATGAGCAAATCTCTAGGCAATGTCATTGACCCCCTAGACGTCATCCATGGAGTCTccctgcag GGCCTTCACGACCAGTTACTGAACAGTAACCTGGATCCCAGCGAGGTGGAGAAGGCTAAAGAAGGGCAG AAGGCAGATTTCCCAGCAGGGATTCCCGAGTGTGGCACCGATGCTCTCCGGTTTGGACTGTGCGCCTACACGTCTCAGG GTCGTGACATCAACCTGGATGTGAACCGAATACTGGGATACCGCCATTTCTGCAACAAACTCTGGAACGCCACCAAGTTTGCCCTCCGTGGCCTTGGGAAGGGTTTTGTGCCGTCACCTACCTCCGAG CCTGGAGGCCATGAGAGCCTGGTGGACCGCTGGATCCTCAGCCGGCTAACGGAGGCTGTGAGGCTCAGCAATCAAGGGTTCCAGGCCTATGACTTCCCGGCTGTCACCACTGCCCAGTACAGCTTCTGGCTCTACGAGCTCTGTGATGTCTACCTG gAGTGCCTGAAGCCTGTGCTGAATGGGGTTGACCAGGTAGCTGCTGAGTGCGCCCGCCAGACCCTCTACACCTGCCTGGACGTTGGCCTGCGGCTGCTCTCACCCTTCATGCCCTTCGTGACCGAGGAACTGTTCCAGAGGCTGCCCCGGCGGACGCCACAGGCTCCCCCTAGCCTCTGCGTTACCCACTACCCGGAGCCCTTGGAG TGCTCCTGGAAGGACCCTGAGGCAGAAGCCGCCTTTGAGCTGGCCCTGAGCATCACTCGAGCTGTGCGCTCCCTGCGTGCTGACTACAGTCTCACCCGGACCCGGCCCGACT GTTTCCTGGAGGTGGCTGATGAGGCCACGGGCGCCCTGGCATCGGCAGTGTCGAGCTACGTGCAGACGCTGGCCAGCGCAGGCATAGTGGCTGTCCTGGCGCTGGGGGCTTCTGCACCCCAGGGCTGTGCTGTGGCCCTGGCCTCTGACTGCTGCTCCGTCCACCTGCAGCTGCAGGGGCTGGTGGACCCGGCCCGGGAGCTGGGCAAACTACAGGCCAAGCGTGATGAAGCTCAGCGGCAGGCCCAGCGTCTGCGGGAGCGCCGTGCTGCCTCGGGCTACCCTGTCAAGGTGCCCCTCAAAGTCCAGGAAGCAGATGAAGCCAAG CTCCAACAGACAGAAGCAGAACTCAGGAAGGTGGACAAGGCCATCGCCCTGTTTCAGAAGATGCTGTGA
- the VARS1 gene encoding valine--tRNA ligase isoform X1, translated as MSILYVSPHPDAFPSLRALIAARYGEAGEGPGWGGAHPRICLQPPPTSRTPFPPPRLPALEQRPGGLWVWGATAVAQLLWPAGLGGPGGSRAAVLVQQWVSYADTELIPAACGATLPALGLRISAQDPQAALGALGRALSPLEEWLRLHTFLAGEAPTLADVAAVTALLLPFRYVLDPSARRIWGNVTRWFITCVQQPEFRAVLGEVVLYSGARPPSQQPGPEVPAHSKTAAQLKKEAKKREKLEKFQQKQKMQQQQPPPGEQKKPKPEKREKRDPGVITYDLPTPPGEKKDVSGTMPDSYSPQYVEAAWYPWWEQQGFFRPEYGHSSVSAPNPQGIFMMCIPPPNVTGSLHLGHALTNAIQDSLTRWHRMRGETTLWNPGCDHAGIATQVVVEKKLWREQGLSRHQLGREAFLQEVWKWKEEKGDRIYHQLKKLGSSLDWNRACFTMDPKLSAAVTEAFVRLHEEGVIYRSTRLVNWSCTLNSAISDIEVDKKELTGRTLLSVPGYKDKVEFGVLVSFAYKVQDSDSDEEVVVATTRIETMLGDVAVAVHPKDPRYQHLKGKSVIHPFVSRSLPIVFDDFVDMEFGTGAVKITPAHDQNDYEVGQRHGLEAISIMDAQGALINVPPPFLGLPRFEARKAVLAALKEQGLFRGIEDNPMVVPLCNRSKDVVEPLLRPQWYVRCGEMAQAASAAVTRGDLRILPEAHQRTWHAWMDNIRDWCISRQLWWGHRIPAYFITVNDPAVPPGEDPDGRYWVSGRTEAEALEKAAKEFGVSPDKISLQQDEDVLDTWFSSGLFPFSILGWPNQSEDLSVFYPGTLLETGHDILFFWVARMVMLGLKLTGRLPFREVYLHAIVRDAHGRKMSKSLGNVIDPLDVIHGVSLQGLHDQLLNSNLDPSEVEKAKEGQKADFPAGIPECGTDALRFGLCAYTSQGRDINLDVNRILGYRHFCNKLWNATKFALRGLGKGFVPSPTSEPGGHESLVDRWILSRLTEAVRLSNQGFQAYDFPAVTTAQYSFWLYELCDVYLECLKPVLNGVDQVAAECARQTLYTCLDVGLRLLSPFMPFVTEELFQRLPRRTPQAPPSLCVTHYPEPLECSWKDPEAEAAFELALSITRAVRSLRADYSLTRTRPDCFLEVADEATGALASAVSSYVQTLASAGIVAVLALGASAPQGCAVALASDCCSVHLQLQGLVDPARELGKLQAKRDEAQRQAQRLRERRAASGYPVKVPLKVQEADEAKLQQTEAELRKVDKAIALFQKML; from the exons TTCCGCCCAGGACCCCCAG GCTGCactgggggccctgggcagggccctgAGCCCCTTGGAAGAGTGGCTTCGGCTGCACACCTTCCTGGCCGGGGAGGCCCCCACTCTGGCTGACGTGGCGGCTGTCACAGCCTTGCTGCTGCCTTTCCGATAT GTCCTGGACCCCTCTGCCCGCAGGATATGGGGTAATGTGACTCGCTGGTTTATCACATGTGTCCAGCAGCCAGAATTCCGGGCCGTGCTGGGAGAGGTGGTTCTATACTCAGgggccaggcctccctcccagcagccag GCCCTGAGGTCCCTGCACACTCAAAGACAGCTGCCCAACtcaagaaagaggcaaagaaacgGGAGAAGCTAGAGAAATTCCAACAGAAGCAGAAGATGCAACAGCAGCAGCCACCCCCAGGGGAG CAGAAGAAACCAAaaccagagaagagggagaaacgGGATCCTGGGGTCATTACCTATGACCTCCCAACCCCACCTGGGGAAAAGAAAG ATGTCAGTGGTACCATGCCTGACTCCTATAGCCCTCAGTACGTGGAGGCTGCCTGGTACCCTTGGTGGGAGCAGCAGGGCTTCTTCAGGCCTGAGTATGGG CATTCCAGCGTGTCAGCACCAAATCCCCAGGGCATCTTCATGATGTGCATCCCACCCCCCAACGTGACAGGCTCCCTGCACCTGGGCCATGCGCTCACCAACGCCATCCAGGACTCCCTGACCCGATG GCACCGCATGCGCGGGGAGACCACCCTGTGGAATCCTGGCTGTGACCATGCAGGCATTGCCACCCAGGTGGTGGTGGAGAAGAAACTCTGGCGTGAGCAGGGGCTGAGTCGGCACCAGCTGGGCCGAGAGGCCTTTCTGCAGGAGGTCTGGAAGTGGAAGGAGGA GAAAGGTGACCGGATTTACCACCAGCTGAAGAAGCTGGGCAGCTCGTTGGACTGGAATCGAGCCTGTTTCACCATGGATCCT AAACTGTCAGCAGCCGTGACCGAGGCTTTTGTCCGGCTCCACGAGGAAGGCGTCATTTACCGCAGTACCCGCCTTGTCAACTGGTCCTGCACCCTCAACTCTGCCATCTCTGACATTGAG GTGGATAAGAAGGAGCTGACAGGCCGCACCCTGCTCTCCGTGCCTGGCTACAAGGACAAGGTGGAGTTTGGGGTCCTCGTCTCCTTTGCGTATAAGGTCCAAGACTCAG ACAGTGAcgaggaggtggtggtggcaaCAACTCGAATTGAGACGATGCTGGGAGACGTGGCCGTAGCTGTGCACCCCAAAGACCCCAGATACCAG cacctaaaAGGGAAGAGCGTGATCCACCCATTTGTATCTCGGAGCCTCCCCATTGTCTTCGATGACTTTGTGGACATGGAGTTCGGCACAG GCGCGGTGAAAATCACCCCTGCACACGATCAGAATGACTATGAGGTTGGGCAGCGGCACGGGCTGGAGGCCATCAGCATCATGGACGCCCAAGGGGCCCTCATCAACGTGCCCCCACCTTTCCTG GGCCTGCCCAGGTTTGAGGCCAGAAAGGCGGTGCTGGCAGCGCTGAAGGAGCAGGGACTGTTCCGTGGCATTGAGGACAACCCCATGGTGGTGCCACTTTGCAA CCGCTCCAAGGATGTGGTAGAGCCTCTGCTGCGGCCGCAGTGGTACGTGCGCTGTGGGGAGATGGCCCAGGCTGCCAGCGCTGCCGTGACGCGGGGCGACCTTCGCATCCTGCCTGAGGCCCATCAGCGGACGTGGCATGCCTGGATGGACAACATCCG AGACTGGTGCATCTCCCGGCAGCTGTGGTGGGGCCATCGCATCCCAGCCTACTTCATCACTGTCAATGACCCAGCCGTACCCCCAGGGGAG GACCCTGACGGGCGATACTGGGTGAGTGGGCGCACCGAGGCCGAGGCCCTGGAAAAGGCAGCCAAGGAGTTTGGAGTGTCCCCTGACAAGATCAGCCTCCAGCAAG ATGAAGACGTACTGGACACCTGGTTCTCCTCTGGCCTCTTCCCCTTTTCCATCCTGGGCTGGCCCAACCAG TCAGAGGATCTGAGTGTGTTCTACCCGGGGACGCTGCTGGAGACGGGCCATGACATCCTCTTCTTCTGGGTGGCCAGGATGGTCATGCTCGGCCTAAAGCTCACTGGGAGGCTGCCCTTCAGAGAG GTCTACCTCCACGCCATCGTGCGAGATGCCCACGGCCGGAAGATGAGCAAATCTCTAGGCAATGTCATTGACCCCCTAGACGTCATCCATGGAGTCTccctgcag GGCCTTCACGACCAGTTACTGAACAGTAACCTGGATCCCAGCGAGGTGGAGAAGGCTAAAGAAGGGCAG AAGGCAGATTTCCCAGCAGGGATTCCCGAGTGTGGCACCGATGCTCTCCGGTTTGGACTGTGCGCCTACACGTCTCAGG GTCGTGACATCAACCTGGATGTGAACCGAATACTGGGATACCGCCATTTCTGCAACAAACTCTGGAACGCCACCAAGTTTGCCCTCCGTGGCCTTGGGAAGGGTTTTGTGCCGTCACCTACCTCCGAG CCTGGAGGCCATGAGAGCCTGGTGGACCGCTGGATCCTCAGCCGGCTAACGGAGGCTGTGAGGCTCAGCAATCAAGGGTTCCAGGCCTATGACTTCCCGGCTGTCACCACTGCCCAGTACAGCTTCTGGCTCTACGAGCTCTGTGATGTCTACCTG gAGTGCCTGAAGCCTGTGCTGAATGGGGTTGACCAGGTAGCTGCTGAGTGCGCCCGCCAGACCCTCTACACCTGCCTGGACGTTGGCCTGCGGCTGCTCTCACCCTTCATGCCCTTCGTGACCGAGGAACTGTTCCAGAGGCTGCCCCGGCGGACGCCACAGGCTCCCCCTAGCCTCTGCGTTACCCACTACCCGGAGCCCTTGGAG TGCTCCTGGAAGGACCCTGAGGCAGAAGCCGCCTTTGAGCTGGCCCTGAGCATCACTCGAGCTGTGCGCTCCCTGCGTGCTGACTACAGTCTCACCCGGACCCGGCCCGACT GTTTCCTGGAGGTGGCTGATGAGGCCACGGGCGCCCTGGCATCGGCAGTGTCGAGCTACGTGCAGACGCTGGCCAGCGCAGGCATAGTGGCTGTCCTGGCGCTGGGGGCTTCTGCACCCCAGGGCTGTGCTGTGGCCCTGGCCTCTGACTGCTGCTCCGTCCACCTGCAGCTGCAGGGGCTGGTGGACCCGGCCCGGGAGCTGGGCAAACTACAGGCCAAGCGTGATGAAGCTCAGCGGCAGGCCCAGCGTCTGCGGGAGCGCCGTGCTGCCTCGGGCTACCCTGTCAAGGTGCCCCTCAAAGTCCAGGAAGCAGATGAAGCCAAG CTCCAACAGACAGAAGCAGAACTCAGGAAGGTGGACAAGGCCATCGCCCTGTTTCAGAAGATGCTGTGA